TCCGGCTCATCGGCGCGGGCAAAGTGGCTGGCAAAATTCACTGGTTGACGTACATTTTTGCAGCCGGAAAGACGCGCGTAAAACGCCTCAGCTTCATGAGGATGCACGCCAAGACGGTGCATGCCGGTATCCAGTTTCATCCACACCGTTACCGGCGCGGGCAGCGTGGCCGTTTCCAGCTCATCCAGTTGCCAGGGGCTATGGATCACCGTTTCAAGCTGGTGCTCTGCCAGTACGGGCAGATCGCTGGCGGCGAAAAAACCTTCCAGCAACAGAATCGGTTGTGTGATTCTCCCTGCGCGCAGTTGCAGGGCTTCTTCGAGACGGGCAACGCCAAAAGCGTCGGCATCGGGGAGCGTTCGCGCGGTCTCCACGAGACCGTGTCCATAGGCGTTCGCTTTCACGACTGCAACCAGTCGGCTGGCAGGAGCCAGCTCGCGCAGACGTTGCAGATTGTGTCGCAGAGCGCGGCGGTTAACTACTACGGTTGCCGCTTGCATGTTTTTCCTCAAAAAACAATTTTCTGCATCATTCGTGTTGCAGGAAGGCGACAAACCCGGGAATCCCCGGGGCTTAGTAAACTAAGTGACCGGGGTGGGCGGGCGCCGTCAACGCACCTGCGGCGCGAAGGATGACGAAAATTTATTCATCGTCGTATTGTGGCCCTGCATAATTATCAAAACGTGACCACTGCCCGTTAAAGGTCAGACGTACCGTACCGATCGGCCCGTTACGCTGCTTACCAATAATGATTTCTGCAATGCCTTTTAAATCGCTGTTTTCGTGATAAACCTCGTCACGATAGATAAACATGATTAAGTCGGCGTCCTGCTCGATAGAACCGGATTCACGCAGGTCGGAGTTGACCGGGCGTTTATCGGCGCGCTGCTCCAGGGAACGGTTAAGCTGCGACAGCGCCACCACCGGCACCTGCAACTCTTTTGCCAGCGCTTTCAGCGAGCGGGAGATTTCGGCTATCTCCAGCGTACGGTTGTCGGAAAGCGACGGTACACGCATCAACTGAAGGTAGTCGATCATAATCAGGCCAATCCCGCCGTGCTCGCGGGCAATACGCCGCGCGCGCGAACGCACTTCTGTCGGCGTCAGGCCGGAGGAGTCATCAATGTAGATATTGCGTTTTTCCAGCAGGATCCCCATGGTGCCGGAGATGCGCGCCCAGTCTTCATCGTCAAGCTGGCCGGTACGGATGCGCGTCTGGTCCACGCGCGACAGCGACGCCAGAGAACGCATCATAATCTGTTCTGATGGCATCTCAAGACTGAAGATAAGAACCGGTTTATCCTGCAACATTGCCGCATTTTCGACGAGATTCATGGCAAATGTTGTTTTACCCATCGACGGACGGGCAGCAACAATAATCAGATCTGACGGCTGCAAACCTGCCGTCTTTTTATTGAGATCTTCATAGCCGGTGTTCACGCCCGTGACACCATCATGCGGCTGCTGGAAAAGCTGTTCGATGCGCGAGACAGTTGCCTCAAGCACATCGGCGATATTTTTCGGACCTTCGTCTTTATTGGCGCGGCTTTCGGCGATCTTAAACACCCGCGATTCCGCCAGATCGAGCAGATCTTCGCTGGTGCGCCCCTGCGGATCGAAACCGGCGTTAGCGATTTCATTGGCTACCGCGATCATCTCGCGAACCACGGCACGTTCACGCACGATATCGGCATAAGCGCTGATATTCGCCGCACTTGGCGTGTTTTTTGATAACTCAGCCAGATAGGCAAAGCCGCCGACAATATCCAGTTGCCCTTGCAGTTCCAGCGATTCAGCCAGGGTGATCAGGTCGATAGGTTTCCCCATCTCCTGCAAGCGATGCATCTCGGTAAAAATATGACGGTGCGGACGGGTATAAAAGTCTTCGGCCACGACGCGCTCGGCGACGTCGTCCCAGCGCTCATTATCCAGCATTAAACCGCCCAACACCGACTGCTCCGCTTCGATGGAATGTGGAGGCACTTTCATTCCCTCGACCTGTCTGTCAGGGGTTTCAGTCTGTTTGTTGAAGGGTTTATTTCCTGCCATAGTGAATGGAGCTATCCGGGTTATGAATGGTTCGAAAGATTATCACATCAGGAGGAAGCATGGCGACACGAATAGAATTTCACAAGCATGGCGGCCCCGACGTGCTCAGCGCGGTGGAATTTACCCCCGCCGCTCCGGCAGAAAACGAGGTGCAGGTGGAAAATAAAGCCGTTGGCATCAACTACATCGACACCTACATTCGCAGCGGCTTATACCCGCCTCCCGCGCTGCCAAGCGGGCTGGGAACCGAAGCCGCTGGCGTGGTGAGTAAAGTCGGCAGTAACGTCACGCATATTAAGGTCGGCGATCGCGTGGTATATGCGCAATCCGGGCTTGGCGCGTACAGTTCGGTGCATAACGTTCTGGCAGACAAAGTGGCCGTCCTGCCAAACGCCATCTCCTTTGAACAAGCCGCCGCCTCGTTCCTGAAGGGGCTGACGGTGTTCTATCTGCTGCGCAAAACCTACGACATCAAACCCAATGAGATCTTTTTATTCCACGCAGCGGCGGGCGGCGTCGGGCTGATTGCCTGCCAGTGGGCGAAAGCGCTGGGCGCGAAGCTTATCGGCACCGTAGGTTCGGCGCAAAAAGCGCAGCGTGCATTACAGGCCGGCGCCTGGCAGGTGATCAACTACAGCGAAGAGAATGTGGTTGAACGCGTTAAGGCGCTGACCGACGGTAAAAAGGTCAGCGTGGTGTATGACTCGGTGGGTAAAGATACCTGGGAAATTTCCCTCGACTGCCTGCATCGCCGTGGGCTGATGGTCAGTTTTGGCAACTCCTCCGGGCCAGTTACTGGCGTGAACCTGGGCATTCTCAACCAGAAGGGCTCTCTTTATGCCACCCGCCCTTCCCTGAACGGCTATATCACCACCCGCGAAGAGTTACAGGAAGCCAGCAATGAGCTGTTCTCGCTGATCGCCAGCGGGGTAATTAAAGTGGATGTGGCCGACAACCAGAAGTTCGCGCTGAAGGATGCGCAACGGGCGCATGAAGCGCTGGAGAGCCGGGCCACGCAAGGCTCAAGCCTGCTGATCCCGTGAGATAAGTCTCAGAAAGAATTAGGGCTTCCCGCAGGAAGCCCTTTCTTTTTTTAGTTCGGCTGCATTGTAGGGTACAGCGCGATGAATTCGTTAACGCCGCGATAGTGACAGATTTGATATCTAAATCCTATTCGGTTCTAAGCAATGCTGCTGGAAATGTCTCAGGGTTGTGACGAACCACTCAATACTTTAGTAACGCCAGCGGTTATTGCGTTGATAACGTGGAACCTTCGGCTCTTTGATAGTACGAATCACCCAGACTACCGCCACGGCCAGCAGCAGCCAGGGCAACAGTTTGATCATCAAAGCAAAAAGTCCGCCCAAAAACATCACTGCGGCGGCAACCAGCAGCGCGGCGATAATGCCGAGCAGTGAAACGCCGGTCACCAGCAACATGACAAAAAAGCCAATAATAAACAGTAGTTCCAGCATGATCTTCTCCAGAGAATCGGTAATGCCTTTTACATTACAAGAAGCATGCCAAAAATAACCTTTTGATTTTAAAATAAAAAACCCTGCAACGCAGTGCAGGGCTTAGTGAATTTGACCATCTTTTAGTGAAATTTTAACGCTTCGATGCCACCAGGTTTAGCGCGTGCTCCACTACCGCGATATCAGCGCCTGCTTTGTGCGCATTTTCGCTCAGATAACGACGCCACTGACGCGCGCCCGGCACGCCCTGGAATAACCCGAGCATATGACGCGTGATATGACCAAGATAAGCGCCCTGGCTCAGTTCGCGTTCAATGTAGGGATACATTGCGCGAACCACGGCGACAGGATCGGCATCCACAACATCGGCACCGTAAATCTCCCGATCGACAGCGGCCAGAATTCCCGGATTCTGATAGGCTTCGCGCCCGACCATGACCCCATCCATATGCTGCAAATGGGCTTTGGCCTCTTCCAGCGATTTTATACCGCCATTGATCGCCATCTTCAGGTGCGGGAAATCGCGTTTAAGTTGATAGACGCGCGGGTAATCCAGCGGCGGGATCTCGCGGTTCTCTTTTGGACTCAGACCAGAGAGCCAGGCTTTACGGGCATGAATGGTGAAGCTTTCACACTCGCCTTTACCAGCAACGGTACCAATAAAATCGCAGAGGAATTCGTAGCTATCCTGATCGTCGATGCCAATACGGGTTTTCACCGTCACCGGAATAGAAACCACGTCGCGCATCGCTTTCACGCAGTCCGCCACCAGTTGCGCTTCGCCCATCAGGCAGGCGCCAAAACGCCCGTTCTGTACGCGATCGGACGGACAACCGACGTTAAGGTTGATCTCATCGTAACCGCGCGCTTGCGCAAGCTTCGCACAGTGCGCAAGCTGTGCCGGATCGCTGCCGCCCAGTTGCAGCGCCACCGGGTGCTCTTCCTCGCTGTACGCCAGATAATCACCTTTGCCATGAATAATGGCGCCCGTCGTCACCATTTCGGTATAGAGCAGCGTCTGGCGCGACAGTAAACGCAGGAAGTAGCGGCAATGTCTGTCCGTCCAGTCGAGCATCGGAGCGACGCTGAATCGCCCATACCAGTGATTGTCAGAATTTACAGGCATTACGCTGGTTTGGCTGGCGTTAGTCATTTCAGAATTACCGTGCTTTGATTTCCAGAAAAAGAGGTGCTCTCACCGCTATTCCGCCGGTGAGCGAAAGCAATAGACAATAAGATTTTCTATTGTATCACATTCGCTGTAAGTCACTGGAGAAGGCATTTTTTCACCTTGTTGAGACACGGTTCCCTTTCTATATTTTTTCTAACGCACAAGGAGTCTTAACCCAATAGCAGAAAGCTATTGTCAACTGAAACAGGGAGTTATTATGTCTAAACCGTATGTTCGTCTTGATAAAAATGATGCAGCCGTTCTGTTAGTTGATCATCAAACGGGTTTGTTATCTCTGGTAAGAGATATCGAGCCGGACAAGTTCAAAAATAATGTTCTGGCGTTAAGCGATCTCGCCAAATATTTCAAATTGCCCACGATTTTGACCACGAGTTTTGAAACCGGACCGAATGGCCCGCTGGTACCGGAACTTAAAGCGCAGTTCCCGGATGCGCCTTATATTGCCCGCCCGGGTAACATCAATGCCTGGGATAACGAAGATTTCGTTAAGGCCGTCAAAGCAACCGGCAAGAAGCAGTTGATTATTGCTGGCGTGGTGACGGAAGTGTGCGTTGCTTTCCCGGCGTTATCCGCCATTGAAGAGGG
Above is a genomic segment from Kosakonia radicincitans DSM 16656 containing:
- the dnaB gene encoding replicative DNA helicase, which translates into the protein MAGNKPFNKQTETPDRQVEGMKVPPHSIEAEQSVLGGLMLDNERWDDVAERVVAEDFYTRPHRHIFTEMHRLQEMGKPIDLITLAESLELQGQLDIVGGFAYLAELSKNTPSAANISAYADIVRERAVVREMIAVANEIANAGFDPQGRTSEDLLDLAESRVFKIAESRANKDEGPKNIADVLEATVSRIEQLFQQPHDGVTGVNTGYEDLNKKTAGLQPSDLIIVAARPSMGKTTFAMNLVENAAMLQDKPVLIFSLEMPSEQIMMRSLASLSRVDQTRIRTGQLDDEDWARISGTMGILLEKRNIYIDDSSGLTPTEVRSRARRIAREHGGIGLIMIDYLQLMRVPSLSDNRTLEIAEISRSLKALAKELQVPVVALSQLNRSLEQRADKRPVNSDLRESGSIEQDADLIMFIYRDEVYHENSDLKGIAEIIIGKQRNGPIGTVRLTFNGQWSRFDNYAGPQYDDE
- a CDS encoding quinone oxidoreductase, with product MATRIEFHKHGGPDVLSAVEFTPAAPAENEVQVENKAVGINYIDTYIRSGLYPPPALPSGLGTEAAGVVSKVGSNVTHIKVGDRVVYAQSGLGAYSSVHNVLADKVAVLPNAISFEQAAASFLKGLTVFYLLRKTYDIKPNEIFLFHAAAGGVGLIACQWAKALGAKLIGTVGSAQKAQRALQAGAWQVINYSEENVVERVKALTDGKKVSVVYDSVGKDTWEISLDCLHRRGLMVSFGNSSGPVTGVNLGILNQKGSLYATRPSLNGYITTREELQEASNELFSLIASGVIKVDVADNQKFALKDAQRAHEALESRATQGSSLLIP
- the pspG gene encoding envelope stress response protein PspG, yielding MLELLFIIGFFVMLLVTGVSLLGIIAALLVAAAVMFLGGLFALMIKLLPWLLLAVAVVWVIRTIKEPKVPRYQRNNRWRY
- the dusA gene encoding tRNA dihydrouridine(20/20a) synthase DusA; this encodes MTNASQTSVMPVNSDNHWYGRFSVAPMLDWTDRHCRYFLRLLSRQTLLYTEMVTTGAIIHGKGDYLAYSEEEHPVALQLGGSDPAQLAHCAKLAQARGYDEINLNVGCPSDRVQNGRFGACLMGEAQLVADCVKAMRDVVSIPVTVKTRIGIDDQDSYEFLCDFIGTVAGKGECESFTIHARKAWLSGLSPKENREIPPLDYPRVYQLKRDFPHLKMAINGGIKSLEEAKAHLQHMDGVMVGREAYQNPGILAAVDREIYGADVVDADPVAVVRAMYPYIERELSQGAYLGHITRHMLGLFQGVPGARQWRRYLSENAHKAGADIAVVEHALNLVASKR
- the ycaC gene encoding isochorismate family cysteine hydrolase YcaC, translating into MSKPYVRLDKNDAAVLLVDHQTGLLSLVRDIEPDKFKNNVLALSDLAKYFKLPTILTTSFETGPNGPLVPELKAQFPDAPYIARPGNINAWDNEDFVKAVKATGKKQLIIAGVVTEVCVAFPALSAIEEGYEVFVITDASGTFNEITRHSAWDRMSQAGVQLMTWFGAACELHRDWRNDIEGLATLFSNHIPDYRNLMTSYDKLTGK